One stretch of Actinacidiphila sp. DG2A-62 DNA includes these proteins:
- a CDS encoding metallophosphoesterase family protein produces the protein MTAPAPPGARLLAISDLHVGYDDNRAIVERMRPGHDGDWLIVAGDVGERFTDIVWALTQLKRHFAEVLWLPGNHELWTPPGDPDLRGQARYDALVRELRGLGVITPEDPYPLWEGPEGPVAVCPLFLLYDYTWRDGTPGAADKEQALAHSRELGVVCTDEHLLHPDPLPGIDDWCRARVAATAARLDALDPALPTVLANHWPLHREPTEVLRYPSFALWCGTELTEDWHVRYRATEVVYGHLHIPRVIWRDGIRFTEASLGYPREWGARAIGPQGPRLILPGRLGARR, from the coding sequence ATGACCGCCCCCGCGCCGCCCGGCGCGCGGCTGCTCGCGATCAGCGACCTGCACGTCGGCTACGACGACAACCGCGCCATCGTCGAACGGATGCGGCCCGGGCACGACGGCGACTGGCTGATCGTGGCGGGCGATGTCGGAGAGCGCTTCACCGACATCGTGTGGGCGCTGACCCAGCTCAAACGCCACTTCGCCGAGGTCCTGTGGCTGCCCGGAAACCACGAGCTGTGGACCCCGCCGGGCGACCCCGACCTGCGCGGCCAGGCCCGCTACGACGCCCTGGTGCGGGAGCTGCGCGGCCTCGGCGTGATCACCCCCGAAGACCCCTACCCCCTCTGGGAGGGCCCCGAGGGACCGGTCGCCGTCTGCCCCTTGTTCCTGCTCTACGACTACACCTGGCGCGACGGCACCCCGGGCGCCGCCGACAAGGAACAGGCCCTGGCCCACTCCCGCGAACTGGGCGTGGTCTGCACCGACGAGCACCTGCTGCACCCCGACCCGCTGCCCGGCATCGACGACTGGTGCCGCGCCAGGGTCGCCGCGACCGCCGCCCGGCTGGACGCCCTCGACCCCGCGCTGCCCACCGTGCTCGCCAACCACTGGCCGCTGCACCGCGAACCCACCGAGGTGCTGCGCTACCCCTCCTTCGCCCTGTGGTGCGGCACGGAGCTGACCGAGGACTGGCACGTGCGCTACCGCGCCACCGAGGTCGTCTACGGCCACCTGCACATCCCCCGGGTCATCTGGCGCGACGGCATCCGCTTCACCGAGGCCTCGCTCGGCTACCCCCGCGAGTGGGGCGCCCGCGCCATCGGCCCGCAGGGACCCCGGCTGATCCTGCCCGGCCGCCTCGGCGCCCGCCGGTGA
- a CDS encoding 4'-phosphopantetheinyl transferase family protein: protein MIEHLVPPSVRTRAAYGAELDTAPLHPEEAPAVARAVPKRRAEYAAGRACARGALHDLTGRPPGPVLRDAERGAPRWPDGVVGSITHCDGYRAAAVARHTDVLALGIDAEPHAPLPGGVLDVILATGPERAALDALTARAPHVHWDRLLFSAKETVYKAWYPYHRRMLGFTEAELTFTHDEFPDSEFPDTDTADGPRAGTQRGTYTARLLIPGPLLADGIGPDVFTGRWIVRDGLLATAIAVPATGATPTPAPPASS from the coding sequence GTGATCGAGCACCTGGTGCCGCCCTCGGTGCGCACCCGCGCCGCCTACGGCGCCGAACTCGACACCGCGCCCCTGCACCCCGAGGAGGCCCCGGCCGTCGCCCGGGCCGTCCCCAAGCGCCGCGCCGAGTACGCCGCGGGCCGCGCCTGCGCCCGCGGCGCGCTGCACGACCTCACCGGCCGCCCCCCGGGCCCCGTCCTGCGCGACGCCGAACGCGGCGCGCCCCGCTGGCCCGACGGCGTCGTCGGCAGCATCACCCACTGCGACGGCTACCGCGCCGCCGCGGTCGCCCGCCACACCGACGTCCTCGCCCTCGGCATCGACGCCGAACCCCACGCCCCGCTGCCCGGCGGCGTCCTCGACGTCATCCTCGCCACCGGCCCCGAACGCGCCGCGCTCGACGCCCTCACCGCCCGCGCCCCGCACGTGCACTGGGACCGGCTGCTGTTCAGCGCCAAGGAGACCGTCTACAAGGCGTGGTACCCCTACCACCGCCGCATGCTCGGCTTCACCGAGGCCGAACTCACCTTCACCCACGACGAGTTCCCCGACAGCGAGTTCCCCGACACCGACACCGCCGACGGGCCGCGCGCGGGGACCCAGCGCGGCACGTACACCGCACGGCTGCTGATCCCCGGGCCGCTGCTCGCCGACGGCATCGGACCCGACGTCTTCACCGGCCGCTGGATCGTCCGCGACGGACTGCTGGCCACCGCGATCGCCGTGCCCGCCACCGGCGCTACGCCGACTCCCGCACCACCAGCGTCGTCTTGA
- a CDS encoding LacI family DNA-binding transcriptional regulator: MTSSRPRLPTLEDVARSAGVSRATVSRVVNGTRNVDPEIQRVVQEAVQATGYVPNRAARSLVTRRTDAVALVFSVPDHHTADDPFMGRVFSDPFFGRIVGGLLTVLRPRGVHPVLMLADSEEARRSMVAGLRQEHIDGVVLVSIAPGDSLPFLLTEAGVPTVVFARPTTPLPISFVDIAQQAGARLAADRLVERGCRRIATIAGPYDSAAGRDRLTGFRDAMAEHGQPYVPSVEGGFTQEGGERAMRQLLDQHPETDGVFVASDLMAQGALLVLRDLGKRVPQDVAVVGFDDSSAAMASRPLLTTVRQPVEDMAAEMARLLMAQVDDPAQPTRSVIFKTTLVVRESA, encoded by the coding sequence ATGACCAGCAGCCGGCCACGCCTGCCGACCTTGGAAGACGTCGCGCGCAGCGCGGGTGTGTCGCGCGCGACCGTCTCCCGGGTCGTGAACGGCACCCGGAACGTGGACCCGGAGATCCAGCGGGTCGTCCAGGAGGCCGTGCAGGCGACGGGGTACGTGCCGAACCGCGCGGCGCGTTCCCTGGTCACCCGGCGCACCGATGCGGTGGCGCTGGTGTTCTCGGTGCCGGACCACCACACGGCCGACGATCCGTTCATGGGGCGGGTGTTCAGCGACCCGTTCTTCGGGCGGATCGTCGGCGGTCTGCTGACGGTGCTGCGGCCGCGCGGGGTTCATCCGGTGCTGATGCTCGCGGACTCCGAGGAGGCACGGCGCTCGATGGTGGCGGGGCTGCGGCAGGAGCACATCGACGGCGTGGTGCTGGTGTCGATAGCGCCGGGCGACTCGCTGCCGTTCCTGCTCACCGAGGCGGGCGTGCCGACGGTGGTGTTCGCGCGGCCGACCACGCCGCTGCCGATCAGCTTCGTGGACATCGCGCAGCAGGCCGGGGCGCGGCTGGCGGCGGACCGGCTGGTGGAGCGGGGGTGCCGGCGGATCGCGACGATCGCGGGGCCGTACGACTCGGCGGCCGGCCGGGACCGGCTGACCGGGTTCCGCGACGCGATGGCCGAGCACGGTCAGCCGTACGTGCCCAGCGTCGAGGGCGGGTTCACCCAGGAGGGCGGCGAGCGGGCGATGCGTCAGCTGCTCGACCAGCATCCGGAGACCGACGGGGTGTTCGTCGCCAGCGACCTGATGGCGCAGGGGGCGCTGCTGGTGCTGCGGGACCTGGGCAAGCGGGTGCCGCAGGACGTGGCGGTGGTCGGTTTCGACGACAGCAGCGCGGCGATGGCGTCGCGGCCGCTGCTGACCACGGTCCGCCAGCCGGTGGAGGACATGGCGGCGGAGATGGCCCGGCTGCTGATGGCGCAGGTCGACGACCCGGCTCAGCCGACGCGTTCGGTGATCTTCAAGACGACGCTGGTGGTGCGGGAGTCGGCGTAG
- a CDS encoding discoidin domain-containing protein: MAQNTGTAPAPLSDPPVPSGASTVHVTGSQGNWQLTVDGKPWQVKGVTWGPSTATADAHMRDLKSMGVNTVRTWGTDASSKPLLDSAAAYGLKVVNGFWLNQGADYVNDTTYKTNTLNDIKNWVTTYKNHPGVLMWDVGNEVILTTQDHYSGDQIEQERIAYAKYVEQVVQAIHAIDPNHPVTSTDAWTGAWPYYKQYTPSLDLYAVNAYGAVCNVKQDWVNGGYTKPYIVTESGEPGEWEVPADANGVPTEPSETQKRDGYTSAWNCIAGHTGVALGATMFNYGEENDFGGIWFNLTPEGWRQPTYYSVAHAYGGSAQSNTPPVIGSMTLSSTSSVPAGGTFTVTAPATDPDGDLVRYTLMYTSKYVDGGTGLRQVDFTQSGDGVFTATAPKTLGVWKVYVYAFDGHGNVGVETRSFRVVAPPVSGTNVALGRPATASSYQATGNGAPYPPSNTVDGKWDTRWASDWSDPQWVQVDLGRTTAVKHVQLGWESAYGKAYQVQVSDDGNTWSTLYSTTSGTGGVDTLDVNGSGRYVRVTMTQRGTTYGYSLYELGVYA; the protein is encoded by the coding sequence GTGGCGCAGAACACCGGGACCGCGCCGGCGCCGCTGAGCGACCCGCCGGTGCCCTCGGGCGCGAGCACCGTGCACGTGACCGGCTCGCAGGGCAACTGGCAGTTGACGGTGGACGGCAAGCCGTGGCAGGTCAAGGGCGTGACGTGGGGCCCGTCGACGGCCACCGCGGACGCGCACATGCGGGACCTGAAGTCGATGGGCGTGAACACCGTGCGCACCTGGGGCACCGACGCGAGCAGCAAGCCACTGCTGGACTCGGCCGCGGCGTACGGGCTGAAGGTGGTCAACGGGTTCTGGCTCAACCAGGGCGCGGACTACGTCAACGACACGACGTACAAGACGAACACGCTGAACGACATCAAGAACTGGGTGACCACGTACAAGAACCATCCGGGCGTGCTGATGTGGGACGTGGGCAACGAGGTGATCCTGACGACGCAGGACCACTACTCCGGCGACCAGATCGAGCAGGAGCGGATCGCGTACGCCAAGTACGTGGAGCAGGTGGTGCAGGCGATCCACGCGATCGACCCCAACCACCCGGTGACGTCCACCGACGCGTGGACGGGGGCGTGGCCGTACTACAAGCAGTACACGCCGTCGCTCGACCTGTACGCGGTGAACGCCTACGGCGCGGTGTGCAACGTCAAGCAGGACTGGGTGAACGGCGGTTACACCAAGCCGTACATCGTGACCGAGTCCGGTGAGCCGGGCGAGTGGGAGGTGCCCGCCGACGCCAACGGCGTCCCGACCGAGCCGAGCGAGACGCAGAAGCGGGACGGCTACACCAGCGCCTGGAACTGCATCGCCGGGCACACCGGGGTGGCGCTGGGCGCGACGATGTTCAACTACGGCGAGGAGAACGACTTCGGCGGGATCTGGTTCAACCTGACGCCGGAGGGCTGGCGGCAGCCGACGTACTACTCGGTGGCGCACGCCTACGGGGGCAGTGCGCAGTCCAACACCCCGCCGGTGATCGGGTCGATGACGCTGAGCAGCACCTCCTCGGTGCCGGCCGGCGGCACGTTCACGGTGACCGCGCCGGCCACCGACCCCGACGGCGACCTGGTGCGGTACACGCTGATGTACACCTCGAAGTACGTGGACGGCGGGACCGGGCTGCGGCAGGTGGACTTCACCCAGAGCGGCGACGGTGTCTTCACCGCGACCGCGCCGAAGACCCTCGGGGTGTGGAAGGTGTACGTGTACGCCTTCGACGGGCACGGCAACGTGGGCGTGGAGACGCGGTCGTTCCGGGTGGTGGCGCCGCCGGTGAGCGGGACGAACGTGGCGCTGGGCAGGCCGGCGACGGCCTCGTCGTACCAGGCGACGGGCAACGGGGCGCCGTACCCGCCGTCGAACACGGTGGACGGCAAGTGGGACACCCGCTGGGCCAGCGACTGGAGCGACCCGCAGTGGGTGCAGGTGGATCTGGGTCGCACGACGGCGGTCAAGCATGTGCAGCTGGGCTGGGAGTCGGCGTACGGCAAGGCGTACCAGGTGCAGGTCTCGGACGACGGGAACACGTGGTCCACGCTGTACTCGACGACCTCGGGCACCGGGGGCGTGGACACCCTGGACGTCAACGGCTCGGGCCGCTACGTGCGCGTCACCATGACGCAGCGGGGTACCACGTACGGGTACTCCCTGTACGAGTTGGGGGTGTATGCGTAG